A region of Kiritimatiellales bacterium DNA encodes the following proteins:
- the proB gene encoding glutamate 5-kinase, with protein sequence MKQTREKISSAKRVVVKVGTRVLVDSTGRPDPERIRVLVDGLAAGHAEHREMILVSSGAIAAGVEALGMKVRPAALPDLQMAAAVGQVRLMNLYTGFFAEKNITVGQVLLTDAIFRAAAGSENAKNTLHNLLAHRIVPVINENDAVSTAEITFGDNDILASLVATLVKADVLILLSITDGLRDDAGNRVPVIEQISDDILALDKGKSENLSAGGMKSKLMSAGKAAAANIPVIIADGRIPGIIQTILSGGDTGTLIVHREPYPQVKEYVKAMK encoded by the coding sequence ATGAAACAGACGAGAGAAAAAATCAGCAGCGCGAAACGCGTTGTGGTAAAAGTCGGCACCCGGGTGCTGGTGGATTCCACCGGACGGCCGGATCCGGAACGCATTCGTGTGTTAGTTGACGGTCTGGCCGCAGGACACGCTGAGCACCGTGAAATGATTCTCGTTTCATCCGGCGCGATTGCTGCCGGCGTTGAAGCTCTCGGCATGAAGGTGCGTCCTGCAGCATTACCGGATTTACAAATGGCAGCGGCGGTTGGACAGGTTCGTCTGATGAATCTCTACACCGGTTTTTTTGCGGAAAAAAATATTACGGTGGGACAGGTCCTGCTGACGGATGCAATTTTCCGGGCTGCCGCCGGCAGTGAGAATGCAAAAAATACACTGCATAATCTGCTCGCACACCGCATCGTTCCTGTTATTAATGAAAACGATGCGGTGTCGACGGCAGAAATCACCTTTGGCGATAATGATATCCTTGCATCGCTCGTCGCCACACTGGTGAAGGCCGACGTACTGATTTTACTTTCAATTACCGACGGATTGCGTGACGATGCCGGAAATCGTGTACCGGTTATTGAACAGATTTCGGATGATATTCTGGCGCTGGATAAGGGTAAGAGCGAGAATCTGTCGGCGGGCGGAATGAAATCAAAACTGATGTCCGCCGGGAAAGCGGCGGCGGCGAATATCCCGGTGATTATCGCCGACGGCCGGATCCCGGGAATTATTCAAACAATACTTTCCGGCGGCGATACCGGAACACTGATTGTTCACCGTGAACCATACCCTCAAGTAAAAGAGTATGTAAAAGCTATGAAGTAA
- a CDS encoding glutamate-5-semialdehyde dehydrogenase — protein sequence MSLHEEIHRIGDNAVQAARELAQLSTKKKNLILEAMAEEIDARRETIQAANAIDLSAGREAGLSAALLDRLTLTDARIDAMIKGLLEVAVLKDPVGAQISHWNRPNGLQINKIRVPIGVIAIVYESRPNVTADAASLCFKTSNAVILRGGKEALHSNAAIAKALCAGGAKKGMPENAIQLVETTNRDAVRELAQMVGKVDLIIPRGGEGLIRAVSEMAWVPVIKHYRGVCHVFVDAAADVEMALHISENSKCQRPGVCNAMETLLVHKDIAPEFMPRAVELFKTCGVELRGDAAARKFDAGMQKATEEDWHAEYLDMVLAVKIVNNVQEAINHINQYGSHHSDAIVTADAANEKAFLAQVDSATVYVNASTRFTDGAEFGMGAEIGISTDKLHARGPMGLEELTTYKYIITGNGQIRE from the coding sequence ATGTCCTTACACGAAGAAATTCACCGAATCGGAGATAACGCAGTTCAAGCGGCGCGCGAGCTCGCGCAGCTTTCTACCAAAAAGAAGAATCTGATTCTTGAGGCGATGGCGGAGGAAATCGACGCCCGGCGCGAAACAATCCAGGCGGCGAATGCCATCGATCTTTCCGCCGGACGCGAAGCCGGACTTTCCGCTGCGCTGCTTGACCGGCTTACACTCACGGACGCCCGCATTGACGCGATGATTAAAGGTTTGCTCGAGGTTGCCGTGCTGAAAGATCCCGTCGGCGCACAGATCAGCCACTGGAATCGACCGAACGGTTTGCAGATTAATAAAATTCGCGTGCCGATCGGCGTGATTGCCATTGTTTATGAATCACGCCCCAATGTAACAGCGGATGCGGCATCACTCTGTTTCAAAACATCGAACGCCGTTATCCTGCGCGGCGGCAAGGAAGCGCTGCATTCGAACGCTGCCATTGCTAAAGCGCTATGCGCCGGCGGTGCCAAAAAAGGTATGCCGGAAAATGCCATTCAACTGGTTGAAACCACCAACCGCGATGCAGTACGCGAACTCGCGCAAATGGTCGGCAAAGTGGATCTGATTATTCCGCGCGGCGGCGAAGGGTTAATCCGCGCTGTTTCCGAGATGGCGTGGGTGCCCGTCATCAAACATTATAGAGGCGTTTGCCATGTTTTTGTGGATGCCGCCGCTGATGTCGAAATGGCGCTGCACATCAGTGAAAACTCCAAGTGTCAGCGCCCCGGCGTTTGCAATGCAATGGAGACACTGCTGGTGCATAAAGACATCGCGCCGGAATTCATGCCCCGCGCCGTCGAACTTTTCAAAACATGCGGTGTTGAACTGCGCGGCGATGCAGCGGCGCGAAAATTTGATGCCGGCATGCAGAAAGCCACTGAAGAAGACTGGCATGCTGAATATCTCGATATGGTTCTCGCTGTAAAAATTGTGAACAATGTGCAGGAAGCAATCAACCATATCAATCAATACGGCTCGCATCATTCGGACGCGATCGTCACCGCCGACGCCGCGAATGAAAAAGCATTTCTTGCGCAGGTTGATTCTGCTACAGTTTATGTCAATGCATCCACGCGTTTCACCGACGGCGCGGAATTCGGCATGGGTGCGGAAATCGGTATCAGTACCGATAAACTTCATGCGCGCGGCCCCATGGGACTCGAAGAACTTACCACCTATAAATATATTATTACCGGAAACGGACAAATCCGGGAATAG
- a CDS encoding metalloregulator ArsR/SmtB family transcription factor, which translates to MNAMSNANILEVFRALGDEARLRILRAVEIAELSVAELVQALKMPQSSVSRHLKPLRDSGLLEPRREGTSVYYRRGPVFQDVQFAGLMSAKLAELRGASRDRAAIDKILEQRRKESIEFFDEIAGRYGSLTQPGGGWPALAAGLAAGFSGTTVADIGCGEGDLTLLLARFAKRTVAVDMSVQMLRVVQERAAEAGVAHRISVEKGDLEKLPLANGSMDAAFVSQVLHHAARPAAALKEAARVLKAGGRLILLDLARHEQEWMQKQWADRWLGFDERELREWLKSAGLKIEFFETLKNPGQVAVILAVAIREEKKRSK; encoded by the coding sequence ATGAACGCGATGAGCAATGCAAATATTCTTGAGGTGTTTCGCGCTCTGGGCGATGAAGCCCGGCTGCGGATTTTGCGCGCGGTTGAAATCGCCGAACTTTCGGTTGCCGAACTTGTACAGGCGCTGAAAATGCCGCAATCCTCAGTGAGCCGGCATTTAAAACCGCTGCGCGACAGCGGACTGCTGGAGCCGCGCCGCGAGGGCACGTCTGTTTATTACCGGCGCGGGCCGGTGTTTCAGGATGTACAGTTTGCCGGATTAATGAGCGCAAAACTCGCGGAGTTGCGCGGTGCGAGCCGCGACCGTGCGGCGATAGATAAAATTCTTGAGCAGCGCCGGAAAGAGAGCATTGAGTTTTTTGATGAAATTGCCGGCCGTTACGGTTCGCTGACGCAGCCGGGCGGCGGCTGGCCGGCGCTGGCGGCGGGACTGGCGGCCGGTTTTTCCGGCACGACGGTCGCGGATATCGGTTGCGGTGAAGGCGATTTGACGCTGCTGCTGGCGCGGTTTGCAAAGCGGACGGTGGCGGTGGATATGTCGGTTCAAATGCTGCGGGTCGTTCAGGAGCGTGCAGCGGAAGCGGGAGTGGCGCACCGGATTTCGGTGGAGAAAGGCGATCTGGAAAAACTGCCGCTGGCGAACGGAAGTATGGATGCAGCATTTGTGAGTCAGGTGCTGCATCATGCGGCGCGTCCGGCGGCGGCGCTCAAAGAGGCGGCACGGGTTTTAAAAGCCGGCGGCAGATTGATTCTGCTGGATCTGGCGCGGCACGAACAGGAATGGATGCAGAAGCAGTGGGCCGACCGGTGGCTTGGTTTTGATGAACGCGAACTGCGCGAGTGGTTGAAATCTGCCGGGTTGAAGATTGAATTTTTTGAAACGCTGAAAAATCCCGGACAGGTCGCAGTGATTCTGGCGGTGGCGATCAGGGAAGAAAAGAAACGGAGCAAATAA
- the ahcY gene encoding adenosylhomocysteinase: MAKRSAKDYAVKDISLAAFGRKEMELAEKEMPGLMALREKYAQSRPLKGARIAGSLHMTIQTAMLIETLQILGAKIRWASCNIYSTQDHAAAAIAAKGTPVFAVKGETLEEYWEYTDRILDWGSGRGPNMILDDGGDATLFVHLGHQATNDPAVLNRKPGSTEEKILLAQIKKALKKNPQRFVKMAKEIIGVSEETTTGVHRLYQIMERGELLFPAFNVNDSVTKSKFDNLYGCRHSLVDGIMRATDVMLSGKVAVVAGYGDVGKGCCQSLKGQGARVIVTEIDPICALQAAMEGYEVKTMDEACLEGDVFVTTTGCCDVITEKHMRKMKDMAIVCNIGHFDSEIQVENMRKYQWTNIKPQVDKITLPNKKSILLLAEGRLVNLGCATGHPSFVMSNSFTNQVLAQMELYCNAGKYPIGVYTLPKKLDEEVAQLHLGKLGVQLDKLTRAQAKYLGIPANGPFKPAHYRY; this comes from the coding sequence ATGGCGAAGAGATCAGCAAAGGATTATGCGGTTAAAGATATTTCTCTGGCGGCGTTCGGCCGTAAAGAAATGGAACTGGCGGAAAAAGAGATGCCGGGGTTGATGGCGCTGCGCGAAAAGTACGCTCAGAGCCGGCCGCTGAAAGGCGCGCGCATTGCCGGTTCACTGCACATGACGATTCAAACGGCGATGCTGATTGAAACGCTCCAGATCCTCGGTGCAAAAATCCGCTGGGCAAGCTGTAATATTTACTCCACGCAGGATCACGCTGCCGCCGCAATTGCCGCAAAGGGAACGCCGGTGTTTGCAGTAAAAGGCGAAACGCTGGAAGAATACTGGGAGTATACCGACCGCATTCTCGACTGGGGCAGCGGGCGCGGCCCGAATATGATCCTCGACGACGGCGGCGACGCAACGCTGTTTGTACATCTCGGCCATCAGGCTACAAACGATCCGGCGGTGCTGAACCGTAAACCCGGCAGTACGGAAGAAAAAATTCTGCTCGCACAGATAAAAAAAGCACTGAAAAAAAATCCGCAGCGGTTCGTAAAAATGGCAAAAGAGATCATCGGTGTCAGCGAAGAAACAACGACCGGCGTGCACCGTTTATATCAGATAATGGAGCGCGGTGAACTGCTGTTTCCGGCGTTCAACGTAAACGATTCGGTGACAAAATCAAAATTTGATAACCTGTACGGCTGCCGGCATTCGCTGGTCGATGGAATTATGCGCGCAACCGACGTGATGCTGTCCGGCAAAGTCGCAGTGGTCGCAGGTTACGGCGACGTTGGCAAAGGCTGCTGTCAGTCGCTTAAAGGACAAGGGGCGCGCGTTATTGTCACTGAAATTGATCCGATCTGTGCATTGCAGGCGGCAATGGAAGGCTACGAAGTGAAAACGATGGATGAAGCGTGTCTTGAAGGCGATGTATTTGTGACAACCACCGGCTGCTGCGATGTGATCACCGAAAAACACATGCGCAAAATGAAAGATATGGCGATCGTCTGCAACATCGGTCATTTCGACAGCGAAATTCAGGTTGAAAACATGCGGAAATATCAATGGACAAACATTAAGCCGCAGGTGGATAAAATCACGCTGCCGAATAAAAAAAGCATTCTGCTGCTCGCCGAAGGCCGGCTGGTGAATCTCGGTTGCGCAACCGGCCATCCGAGTTTTGTGATGTCCAACAGCTTCACGAATCAGGTGCTGGCGCAAATGGAGCTTTACTGCAACGCCGGAAAATATCCAATCGGCGTTTACACCCTGCCAAAGAAACTCGATGAAGAAGTCGCGCAGCTGCATCTTGGAAAACTCGGTGTACAGCTTGACAAACTGACACGTGCGCAAGCGAAATATCTCGGAATTCCGGCAAACGGTCCGTTTAAGCCGGCACATTACAGGTATTAA
- the ruvA gene encoding Holliday junction branch migration protein RuvA, with protein MITFLEGILEEKSPARVVINVGGVGYEVLVPLSSFDRLPPEGDRVRALIYHHITEAAQLLFGFATDEERRVFTMLLGVSGVGPKTALAALSGLSVRELKAALIDSDVKRISSISGIGKKTAERIIVELRDKFTAGEAIETLSGAEEPSGDTRLRDAALALISLGYKQDDARKAVKALKIEPSASVEEIVRMVLSK; from the coding sequence ATGATTACGTTTCTGGAAGGGATCCTGGAAGAAAAGTCGCCGGCGCGTGTAGTGATCAACGTTGGCGGCGTGGGTTATGAAGTGCTCGTGCCGCTCAGCAGTTTTGACCGCCTGCCGCCGGAGGGCGATCGCGTTCGTGCGCTGATCTATCATCACATTACCGAAGCAGCACAACTTTTATTCGGTTTTGCGACGGACGAAGAGCGCCGGGTTTTTACGATGCTGCTCGGCGTCAGCGGTGTCGGACCGAAAACTGCACTGGCGGCGCTCTCCGGACTTTCGGTACGCGAACTGAAAGCGGCGCTGATCGACAGTGATGTCAAACGGATTTCGTCGATTTCCGGTATCGGCAAAAAAACCGCTGAACGCATTATCGTTGAACTGCGCGATAAATTCACTGCCGGCGAAGCCATTGAAACACTTTCCGGCGCTGAAGAACCGTCCGGTGACACACGTCTGCGCGATGCCGCGCTGGCACTGATTTCGCTTGGCTACAAACAGGATGACGCGCGTAAAGCGGTGAAAGCGCTGAAGATTGAGCCGAGCGCTTCGGTGGAAGAGATCGTGAGGATGGTGCTTTCGAAATAG
- a CDS encoding four helix bundle protein gives MEVKSYRDLIVWQKAMRFVTDIYRDTECFPKTEQFGLIPQIRRAAISVPSNIAEGYGRNSTADYLRFLQIARGSIYEVETQLEIALNLNYLSAARSEKLNEQSDEISRMLNGLITKLKNN, from the coding sequence ATGGAAGTTAAGAGTTATCGCGATTTAATAGTCTGGCAGAAAGCTATGCGCTTTGTAACCGATATCTATCGCGATACGGAATGTTTCCCGAAAACGGAACAGTTCGGCCTGATTCCGCAAATCCGACGCGCGGCGATTTCCGTTCCAAGTAATATCGCCGAAGGCTATGGGCGCAATTCCACCGCTGATTATCTCCGTTTTCTGCAAATTGCACGTGGTTCAATATATGAAGTGGAAACTCAACTGGAAATTGCTTTGAATCTGAATTATCTTTCTGCCGCACGATCAGAAAAATTAAACGAACAAAGCGATGAAATTTCACGCATGTTAAACGGATTGATTACAAAATTGAAAAACAACTAA
- the ruvB gene encoding Holliday junction branch migration DNA helicase RuvB translates to MMDHTITTLNRPDQDFDIKLRPLRFADFTGQEKVKERLELFVQAARARGDVLDHALLSGPPGLGKTTLAYIIAEAMGATIKCTSGPVIDKPADLAGLLTGLERGDVLFIDEIHRMQKTVEEYLYSAMEDFVIDIVIDQGPSARSIRLNIQPFTLIGATTRSGLLSAPMRSRFGLVNRLDYYDAATLQKIIERSARILNVDIESTGALEIARRSRGTPRIANNLLRRVRDYAQIRADNIITADVADKALEMLEIDQNGLDEMDKRILLTMIEKFGGGPVGISSLSVSVGEEAGTIEEVYEPYLIQEGFIKRTPQGRVVLPRGFKTCGVTPTGDAAQQRFL, encoded by the coding sequence ATGATGGACCACACAATCACAACTCTGAACCGCCCCGATCAGGACTTTGACATCAAACTCCGTCCGTTGCGGTTCGCCGATTTCACCGGCCAGGAAAAAGTGAAGGAACGGCTTGAGCTGTTTGTTCAGGCGGCGCGCGCGCGCGGCGATGTACTGGATCATGCGCTGCTGTCCGGTCCGCCGGGACTGGGCAAAACCACACTCGCATATATTATTGCCGAAGCGATGGGCGCAACCATTAAATGCACATCCGGACCGGTGATTGATAAGCCGGCGGATCTCGCCGGACTACTGACCGGTCTTGAGCGCGGCGATGTTCTGTTTATCGACGAGATTCACCGCATGCAAAAAACCGTCGAAGAATATCTCTATTCCGCGATGGAAGATTTTGTCATTGATATCGTGATCGATCAGGGCCCGAGCGCGCGATCGATCCGCCTGAACATTCAGCCGTTCACGCTGATCGGCGCAACGACACGCAGCGGACTGCTCTCGGCACCGATGCGCTCGCGGTTCGGTTTAGTCAATCGTCTGGATTATTATGATGCCGCGACATTGCAGAAAATTATTGAACGTTCGGCGCGGATTCTGAATGTAGATATTGAATCCACCGGCGCGCTCGAAATTGCACGCCGGTCGCGCGGCACGCCGCGCATTGCTAATAATCTTTTGCGGCGCGTGCGCGATTATGCGCAAATAAGAGCCGACAATATTATCACCGCCGATGTCGCCGATAAAGCACTCGAAATGCTTGAAATTGACCAGAACGGGCTCGACGAGATGGATAAACGGATTTTACTGACGATGATTGAAAAATTCGGCGGCGGACCGGTCGGCATCAGCTCTCTCTCTGTATCTGTCGGCGAAGAAGCCGGCACCATTGAAGAGGTGTACGAGCCCTATCTGATTCAGGAAGGCTTCATCAAACGCACGCCGCAGGGTCGCGTTGTGCTTCCGCGCGGATTTAAAACCTGCGGAGTAACCCCGACTGGCGACGCGGCACAGCAGCGGTTTTTATAG
- a CDS encoding radical SAM protein produces MFFEKSHTLFRPPAEAESLILRVADGCPWNSCTFCGMYKGVRYQFHGLDAAEKEFTRAAQGRQDARRIFLADGDVMGLDFTALETMLILLNEKFPALTRVGIYANGSSILKKTDAELRRLQELKLHTLYMGLESGDDEILFAVNKRENSGAMIAAAQRAQNAGLRMSVMILIGLAGELHSMQHAFLTAQALNKMQPKLLSALRLVTTPNTPLYKSGFKMIPEYAAVAELRELIQHLELEQTVFRADHSSNIIPLAGRFPKDKERLLTQLDCMLASGRLDKKSPGTLPWSL; encoded by the coding sequence ATGTTTTTCGAAAAAAGCCATACACTGTTTCGCCCGCCGGCGGAAGCGGAAAGTCTGATCCTGCGTGTCGCGGACGGATGCCCGTGGAACAGCTGTACATTTTGCGGCATGTATAAAGGTGTGCGCTATCAGTTTCACGGACTCGACGCAGCGGAAAAGGAATTTACGCGCGCCGCACAAGGGCGGCAGGACGCGCGCCGGATTTTTCTGGCAGACGGCGATGTGATGGGTCTGGATTTTACGGCACTGGAAACAATGCTGATTTTGTTGAACGAAAAATTCCCGGCGCTCACGCGTGTCGGCATTTACGCTAACGGTTCATCAATTCTCAAAAAAACGGATGCTGAGCTCCGGCGGCTGCAAGAGTTAAAACTGCACACGCTTTATATGGGGCTGGAAAGCGGCGATGATGAAATCCTGTTCGCAGTGAATAAACGTGAAAATTCCGGTGCAATGATTGCGGCGGCACAGCGCGCGCAAAATGCAGGACTGCGAATGTCGGTGATGATTCTCATTGGTCTCGCCGGCGAACTGCATTCGATGCAGCATGCTTTTTTAACGGCACAGGCACTGAATAAAATGCAGCCGAAACTTTTGTCGGCGCTGCGGCTGGTCACCACGCCGAATACGCCGCTGTATAAGAGCGGATTCAAGATGATTCCGGAATATGCCGCTGTAGCGGAACTGCGCGAACTGATTCAGCATCTTGAGCTCGAACAGACCGTTTTCCGCGCCGATCATTCATCGAATATTATTCCGCTCGCCGGACGCTTTCCAAAAGATAAAGAACGTCTGCTCACGCAGCTTGATTGCATGCTTGCATCCGGGCGGCTCGATAAAAAATCTCCCGGAACTCTGCCGTGGAGTCTCTAG
- a CDS encoding AraC family transcriptional regulator: MLYSAQSNPLIGAQFHVTRYGVHNPDISWYADPYLETDNKLYFIKSGEGRYNIDGVSVKLTPGYIYLFPGDSYHSFSTGTTVEIHWVHFQCLTADGINLCRQFKIQKRRPVSQIPDIEDKLQRIHKAYDGFLSRDNAGKFMESIGTLMTILSVFICPGSTLLDKKEITNLNKAIRFINDQIPGPIRIDDLARISGLERTYFSTLFKRTIGCSPKEFLNRRRIQHVLPLLKDPYIQIGEIAEHAGFDDPYYFSRFFKNNTGMSPTMYRQHLCSTAP; the protein is encoded by the coding sequence ATGCTGTATTCTGCACAATCGAATCCATTAATCGGGGCGCAATTTCATGTTACCCGCTATGGAGTGCATAATCCGGATATTAGCTGGTATGCAGACCCTTATCTGGAGACAGATAATAAACTTTATTTTATAAAATCAGGGGAGGGACGATATAATATTGACGGTGTATCCGTAAAGCTGACTCCGGGATATATCTATCTCTTCCCGGGAGATTCGTATCATTCCTTTTCGACCGGAACAACTGTCGAAATTCACTGGGTGCATTTTCAATGTTTGACTGCAGACGGCATCAATTTATGCCGTCAATTTAAAATACAAAAGAGACGCCCTGTTTCCCAAATACCGGATATTGAGGATAAGCTGCAACGGATTCATAAAGCATACGATGGATTTTTATCCCGCGATAACGCCGGTAAATTCATGGAGTCCATCGGAACACTGATGACTATTCTTTCCGTTTTTATATGCCCAGGCAGTACACTTCTGGATAAAAAAGAAATCACAAACCTGAACAAAGCGATCCGGTTTATTAATGATCAAATTCCCGGTCCAATCCGGATTGATGATCTCGCCCGGATTTCAGGATTAGAGCGGACGTATTTTTCAACCCTTTTTAAAAGAACTATCGGATGTTCCCCTAAAGAATTTTTAAACCGCCGTAGAATACAGCACGTTCTGCCTTTATTGAAAGACCCGTACATTCAAATCGGGGAAATCGCGGAACATGCCGGATTTGATGATCCGTATTATTTTTCACGATTTTTTAAAAATAACACCGGTATGTCACCAACAATGTATCGACAGCATTTATGTAGCACTGCTCCGTAA
- a CDS encoding DNA-3-methyladenine glycosylase I → MKTKRLQRCNWCGDDPLYVKYHDEEWGREVTDDGRMFEFLVLEGAQAGLSWLTILHRRENYRKAFASFDPEQVAQFTDADVERLMNNTGIIRNRRKIVSAVSNAKLFLELQKEFGSFCNYLRTFLPAGRPVINHWKTEKEIPATSAISDAISKDMKKRGFKFFGSTICYAYLQAVGYVNDHIVGCFCRK, encoded by the coding sequence ATGAAAACAAAAAGATTGCAGCGGTGTAACTGGTGCGGCGATGATCCGTTGTATGTGAAGTATCATGATGAAGAGTGGGGCCGTGAAGTTACAGATGACGGCAGAATGTTTGAATTTCTTGTGCTTGAAGGCGCGCAGGCCGGCTTGAGCTGGCTGACGATTCTGCACCGGCGCGAAAATTATCGGAAAGCATTTGCCAGTTTTGATCCGGAGCAGGTCGCGCAATTTACGGACGCCGATGTTGAGCGGTTGATGAATAACACCGGCATTATTCGCAACCGGAGAAAAATTGTCTCAGCCGTTTCCAATGCAAAATTGTTTTTGGAACTGCAAAAAGAATTCGGCAGTTTCTGTAATTATCTGCGGACATTTCTGCCGGCCGGCAGGCCGGTCATCAATCACTGGAAAACGGAAAAAGAGATTCCGGCGACCAGTGCAATTTCTGACGCGATCAGCAAAGACATGAAAAAGCGCGGCTTCAAATTTTTCGGCAGCACCATCTGCTACGCATACCTGCAAGCCGTCGGTTACGTCAACGATCACATTGTTGGATGTTTTTGTAGAAAGTAG